The window TCCCTTTGCGAGTTACTGCTTGTGTTGTTGCCCCTTCCATGGAGCTACTGAAGTCGTTGTTATCTTCCTCGAGCTTCCTAAGGCTACTGAGCAGCTGAACCCCTTCCCCAAGCTGTTAAGTTATTGTCCCGTGTTGATTAGTTATTGCTATAGTTGTTGTTTTTGcagttgttgttgttgttgctaTCACTGGTTGTTGCTTGTTGCTTGTCAACGCAGCTTGTTGCGCTGCTCTAATGTCCGTAGCTGCGGTGGTGAACTTTGGACAGAGTACTCCAGCCTTGGTTCGAAGAGTTTTTGAAGTTTTGGGTAGTTTCTCTCGACATTAGCTTGAGAAAAATACAAAACTTGAACTTAGTATCATGTGTAGGACTCTCCTTTGGAGTTGATTTGATGCTTGCGTGGAAGATGTTGATGTGAAATATGAGTTTTAATCAAGATGATACGAACTTGATTAATACTAActcaacataaaaaaaaaaaggaagggaaaCCAGGATGTATGATAAAACCAACGCGAGAACTTAATGCtctgtttggttttacaattacgtttttaaaattttaactctaactttaactccaCTCACTACgtaacaaaaatcaacaacacaattattacttttgatttttcctttaatttttaacaattcaattcaatttttaatattaaattctctcaactatctattactttttccacaattcaacaatacaatcattactttttctcaactattcattactttttcatactttttctcataattcaacaacacaatcattacaacccaattaaaatcaaaacttaactctacttaactctaaaaccaaacacaccttAAATGTTTAAAGTATCGACCTTAAAACCAGTtggatgaaatgaaaaattaatccaCACGAATTGAATCTCATGCTCACTCGGCTTTAAGGAATAAAATCGACTAAAAGCATCAAAACCAGCTTAATCGATCATCCGAACTTAAAATCGGCAATCTAAACATCGATGTAGTTATGTATACTCGTGTTCATGTGCTTTGGGATGTTTAAATGCGTCTTAGATCAAAACCTCACACGAAACGGATTAATCACGTAAAGTCGAATTAAAATCGAACTTAATTTCGGGGCGATCGGGAATTAGAGCTCTTATCGAACGGTCCATCAATGGCCGACCCAACGGCTCGAAACCTGCAAACAAAAGCATGCGGCAATCCGCTAAATTTAATTGATCTCACACACGTGGTAATTGGGACAATCCATTAGGTTAATTAGCCCACTCGACTTTTCTAATAAATTGCACGGACTGGCCAATAACCTGTAATCGAGTCGGCAAGTCATGAACTGATGGTCTTGCCATTTTCCAAACccattttttaacaaaataccgagacacgtggTGCATGTAacatggacatttaggaagaACTCACGCGTCCTGACTCGAGttcgggcccgatttgaggcagCTCGAGTCGAAATGTGggagttcttcttagatcacttacGGGCAGAGTGACAGGTCCCTTGGCTCATTCGGGGTTTACATGACTCCGATGGGTCCGAGGGATTGGTCGACACCGACTACTGACCTCGACGGTCCGTATTACACTGTCTCGGCTCTCTTTCCACGCACGCACATTTTCCTATTCAAGGGCACGACGATATCTTAGGTTTTAGGAGGATTGAAACATATAGAATAAGGACAGGGGTGGGCTCTTGTCCAGGTGCGGTTGTCACCGTCCTACCATCCCTTTCTTATCAATATATTTCATTCgccctaacatagactcgggcaCTTAGAGAAGTAAACTAAAGAAGCGAGTAGAAAAGGCCCGTGGAAGGTTATCCTATCCTTCATAGGACATGAGCAGAGACCTTAACACCTTAGTGGTGTTTCACATTCCCATTTTCCTAAGGTTGAGCTTAGATCGGGCTTATCCATCATAAAACACAAAAATGGACTAATCACACACTCGACATAATTAAACACAAGGAAACAATCAAGGCAAAACCCTAGGTTTTATTATATGGGTAAAACATATCTCTGTCATAAGTGATTAATCTGTCAGTGTCACAAAACAGATCAACTTAAAATAAACTCACACACGCATGGCTTGACGATAGACATCATATCTGTCAAGTCATTTCCAAACAAAGCCAGATGCTACACGCCTTTTCAGGGCGGCCCATGGCCAATTTCACCATGCATGCTCATTATATTTTGTCTGTTTAGGATAGAGACATGTCTATAAAGTAACCCCGattcataatttattaattacgTAAACATGGCAGTTAacacaccacttgtctgttttatctgtttttttGCGGGTCGAGGCCGATTCCATAAGGTACGGTTCACACAGGTCCAACATCCCAACCATCGATCATGGAGTCTAATGCTCCCATACACACTAAGTGCACGCGACCTAAGCGCGAACTCGAAATATTAtacgaaaagaaaaataaatgaataaataaataaacctaTCTAAATCGCCTAAGTTGCCTAACAAATGGAATACTCTTAACAGTCTCGAAAAATGTATCTCCAATTATCCATATTCCTAAGATATTAAAACTCAAGAAATATCAGATCTCTATGAAGTTCTTCCCAACCAAAGCATGGCCATCACCATCCCTGATTTCCTTAAGCTTTCTCAACCCAATCTTGGGCTGGGCCGGCCTCATCTTTCCAACTAATTTTCGTGGGCCTCCTTGAGACATCTCCATTTGTCGAACTGGATCGGCCTCAAAGAATAAAAAGCCCGAACACTCATACTTCATCAATTACACGTCACGACCCGACGATCCTAAACACTATTTACACATGATGAgatacaaaaaaatatgtataaacGCTATTTACTAAacacttttcaaattttttggtgaaaattaAGTAAAGAATTATATAACTTATTACTCTAAAATCAACAATCTTGctttaatatttcaatcaaCGACACTTCTGAACCAAGCCTGAGGATGGTGGTAGGATCCAATCCAAGCAACcactttttcttccttctcaaaaaaaaaaatccaattgaTATATGTTTTGTGGGAAATTTTTCAGTCCAATCAAGGATCCTGTAAcattattttgtctttttctaaACTTGGTGTACTTCAATTGATTTGTGTCATATCTCAAAAAATAGACTCTTCAAAAGTCGATTGTGTGTGCTTCTGTCAACTGTATTTTGTCGCTTTATAAGCAAATACAGGCGCCGGTACGCAAAAATAATCAACTAGATGGAGTAAGGCACGTCtagaaaagacaaaaaaatggCTGGAGAGTCTGttactgatctgaaaattttcTTGCTTGTTaacaaatataataatatccatttcaaattaaaaataaaacagatTAAGTCGACTCCTTTACCCAGGGCAGGGGTGGGTTGGCTGTGATTCTGAAGCAGGGGCTCCAAGTGGATGAAGTGACACGAGGACAAATTTGGTTGGAACCCAGAGGATAGAACAACCGCCCCTGAAAATCCAAGTCATGTGGTCcgaataatttttctttatacattttaaaaaaatgaaatagaagTTATTCCTCTGCAGCAAATCATCAAAATCCGGCCAGTCCAATTCCCGCATTCATCACACAAtcagaaacagagagagagagagagagatagagaatGGCCACCAGCAGCATCTACACGACCGCTCCGGCCTTTGCTGTGGTCGGTACCATTGCCCTCAAGAGATCCCTTGGAGTCTCACAAGCTCCTGTCCTCGGTGTGTTACCAACTACTATACTATCCAACCCAACTCTCTATCTCTTTCTCGTATTAACATGCACATCCATGATGTTTTCCCGATCAATTCGCACGGTGGAACCGAATGAAAGCTTAGTTGTTTTATCTCGAGCTTTACTTAATCAGTGTGTCGTATTGTAATTCACTACTGCTCTGAATTACGGCATAACATATCATTATCTATGTCTGTCCCTCCCTTTCTACAAGTAAGTAAGATTTGTCGAAAGAGTCTCTCTGCTCGAAAGCTCGAAAACTGAAAAGTTATCACGTCTTGTTCATTTGTTGCCATCTGACTGGAGTTGGGATCTCAAAACAAAACAGGGCTGCCTGTGATTGCGACCAAGGGGAGAGTGAGATGCTCGGCGGATGGAAAGCAGGAGAGTGGATCCATCAAGACCATGGGAGCGGCATCTCTCCTCGCGGCCGTTTCATCGGCAGCAGCTTCGAGCCCGGCCATGGCTCTAGTGGATGAGAGAATGAGCACAGAGGGAACGGGGCTCCCATTCGGGCTGAGCAACAACCTGCTTGGTTGGATCCTGTTGGGGGTGTTTGGCCTCATCTGGTCCTTCTACACCGTCTACACGTCGAGCCTCGATGAAGACGAGGAGTCCGGGCTGTCCCTCTGAGCCACTTGTACTGTATTAACCTTGTATAGCAAGGTTTAGATGTATCAGGAAGAGATGCAATGTGAAATTCCTCGAGGGATTTGGATGCCTCGCACATTTTCTGTATGAACTATGCTTCCACACATCAATTCTGTCCACTTAGCACATTTCACTCGTTCCTTACTTTGTATATATGGTTTAAGAAGATCCGATCACCTCAATGGGAGAATGAGGGACACGAGAGAGGAACAGCCTGAGATGAGATGCTCGAGCAGGCATAAATATTTGCAGTAACATTGCATTAGCAATGCAGAATGTAAAAACTACCGAGAAAGAAGAGTTTCTATCACAAACAAGTATACTTTGCTGCTCTCACTAACCCCTTACGTCAATATGGATTAGTAGAATAGGTTATGTGCACATATACCCTGCTTGGGATAGATcttgtaaatgcagaatctgtCCCAATCAACCATAAGAATGGTTGTGCTCTGGTTTCTTCCTCCAAAAGTGCTTCAGGGTAAATAAAACACGGCAATCTGCCTGTGGAGAACTCCAATTTAGTTGTCTATGAGTCAGAGAGATGGATGATCTTGATCATATAGATGAGCTTCAGATGGTAAACCAATCTCCTGAATGCCTTTATTCATCACTCCCACCATGAAATGGGGCCCAGACCGTCATTATCAAGTGAACCCTGCGAAATAGAAATGACCAGCCAGAGGTTGACAGTTATGCTCCGTTTGTCATCCATCATTTTAagtttcctcttcctccaaaTCCCCAAAGTTGGAAAATTCAGAAGATGCACATAACGGGAGGGAAAAAATTCCACCCTAAGGGTCATTTGCTAGTAGATTATCAAAGAAATGAAATTGCAGACATCGTTAGATGAGTTTTTGCACAGTTCTCTGAGTCGGATTTGGTCTCACATTAGAATTTCTCCCTAAACAAGAGCAATGCTAACGATGTTTATAGAGTTTCTTTTGTCATGCTCATAAAGGTTGATAACtaaacctttttcttttaatcctTTTCAACCAATGCACCATCAAACACAGCGGTACGTAATTATAGACAGATTGTTGTGCGAAGAACTGAATGCTGAAGAGAAATTCAGTATAAAATGATGAACTTACAGTAATCACCATAGGAGTAAATGGCTTCGAATTATTTGGTTGCTCTAGTGGAATCGAAGGATAACTTATGCTCTGAACTTTAAATCTAACATTCTGCATTTGGGATCGTAAATCAAACAAACAAATTCAGCcaaaaacaattttaaaaaaattcgaaCAGATAGAGGATTCTAGAATAACAGCAAAATTAAGGAAAGTGTAATGTCCAACCGCGCTTATCTCATCACTTGTAAATGTACTACCAGATGTTTGGTTCTCAGCATCAGCTTGATACTCCCATACCCATCTCCGTCTATTCCTATTACAAGCACAGCAGAATAACTTCTCTATGGTGTGAAAGATGAAATGGAGCACAAATATAATTATGATGATGCCGATATAGCATATCCACAGTTTTGGAAAAGAGACCGGGTCGGACCAGCTAGTTGACCCCTGGCCAGGCCAGTTATCAGAATAATGGGAACTAAACCTATTCACCAGCAGGTTCATACTCAGACAAGCCGCTCTGTCCTAGTCCTCTAAGTGGACAGTCATGTCCACGCTTCAAACGGATTAGCTTTTCGTCAAATACATCAGATTTacatattcatattatatcGTTAAAAAAATCTGGTTGAACCCATTACACCTAGTTTAACCAATGAATCAAAACCTcaagataataaaatatagGATCACAAAATCTACCTGCATTTTAGGATAAAATGAATGACGGGGAGGCTCTTACCCATTTTCTGGATCAGGCTGATAATGAGATGGAAAAAGCAAGAGATGAGAGGGTACACAAATATCATCAAAAAATCCCAGAGATACTGCCAAAAGAGTTGCATATATAATACAGGGAAAACGTTAGTAAAGCTGCAAATACATCCTAGTCCAGTCATCAGATGACAATGAAATAACTTGTTCTGATTTATGGGAAAAACATAACGAAAAGAGCAATATATCAACCGATTTAGAAGACTTAATTTATCAGGACAGTAAAACAACTTATATATGCCAAAGAATCAAAGAATATTGAAAGAACGATAACGAAATCATATTCCACAAAATTATAGTCTCAGTTTGTTAACTACAGTATATCACCATTGCAGCTTATTTGTTCACTTCACACTCTTAATATATCAACTATTTGAAACTCCAACAAGCACAATCGATCCCCTCTATGAACTCACTGACTAATTTTCAGTATTCTTACATCTTGTACTTCAGAAATCACTTCCTACCAAGACGTAATATGATCATCGCATTGAAAAAACATTAAGTTCTTCTGCTTCTAGGACTGTGAGTGTCATCCAAATTCAACTCTATATATTCCTAGCTAGATATGATCAAGTCCAAACGTAAGGCAGGACCATGACAGGAAACATCAAAATCACTGAAAAGCTTACTTATACTTGAGATTGAGTCCCGGCATTTCAAATGAATGTGCTACATATGTtctctaaaattttaaacttttatgaCACAAAAAGGAAAACGTAGTGCCACATATAGttgaaatgttttttttttcacaatgaGAAGTAAGTAGAGAGGTATTCATACATACAACGCAAACTGTTTTCATCATAATCCTTAAGTTTTGCATCAATTGTCTCCCCAACAAATGGACGGAACATTATCAGCCTGCATCTCACCTGCAATCAAAAGGAGGAGTTGGAGCATGTCATTCTAGAGAAAATAAGTGATAGCAGGTAGCACTGCACAAATAGGCTAGTGATACAAATATCGCACCGccataattaaaatcaaacaaGACGGGGCAATTTT of the Punica granatum isolate Tunisia-2019 chromosome 6, ASM765513v2, whole genome shotgun sequence genome contains:
- the LOC116212158 gene encoding DNA-directed RNA polymerase III subunit rpc8-like, which gives rise to MAVRCRLIMFRPFVGETIDAKLKDYDENSLRLSLGFFDDICVPSHLLLFPSHYQPDPENGNRRRWVWEYQADAENQTSGSTFTSDEISANVRFKVQSISYPSIPLEQPNNSKPFTPMVITGSLDNDGLGPISWWE
- the LOC116211945 gene encoding photosystem II reaction center W protein, chloroplastic-like; translation: MATSSIYTTAPAFAVVGTIALKRSLGVSQAPVLGLPVIATKGRVRCSADGKQESGSIKTMGAASLLAAVSSAAASSPAMALVDERMSTEGTGLPFGLSNNLLGWILLGVFGLIWSFYTVYTSSLDEDEESGLSL